The Herpetosiphonaceae bacterium genome window below encodes:
- a CDS encoding PAS domain S-box protein, with amino-acid sequence MELEQQQAILRLVLDSMVGGVLVFDITGKMLLSNRAAKEILPRHTAAGTIDEVFAMYRLYDVDTVTPIASDDLPSARALRGETIDARDFFVRAADVPGNLWLTVSVRPLDPDIARVQSAMILFRDTTWQKQAEVALRASEEGFRRAFDDAAIGMALVDLDGRFLQVNQSLCDITGYSEHELLATTFQAITYPDDLKADLSYMRQLLGGEIRTYQMEKRYIHKCGDVVWILLSGSLVRNDAGQPWYFIAQIQDITPRKAAEAALEESRRFANSIVETTPDMVYVLDLDRLRHVYENRTPAAVLGYTPAEVQAMGAMFGTLIRHPDDFPQLLDSVERLRRAQDNEVVETEFRLRRADGTWRWFYSRDVVFTRDVDGRVLQSVGIAQDITERKQADEQIRATLKEKEILLAEIHHRVKNNLQVISSLLKLQASQLRDPDVLELFRDSQHRVRSMALVHEKLYQTHDVAHIDFADYLKSLTDFLLRAYGERGGTIDLRISASKLPLDIERAVPLGLIINELVSNALKYAFPGSRGGEIMIDVQSDTGTLALTVRDNGIGLPDTLDVDRPQTLGLRLVHALVRQLHGSVRFFSDSGTTVVVSIKEGAL; translated from the coding sequence GTGGAGCTAGAGCAACAGCAGGCTATTTTGCGCCTGGTGCTGGATAGCATGGTCGGCGGCGTGCTGGTCTTCGATATCACCGGCAAGATGTTGCTGTCGAACCGCGCGGCGAAGGAGATCCTGCCTCGGCATACCGCCGCCGGAACGATCGACGAGGTCTTCGCCATGTATCGGCTGTACGATGTCGATACGGTGACGCCGATCGCGTCCGATGACTTGCCATCGGCCCGCGCGCTGCGCGGCGAGACGATCGACGCGCGCGATTTCTTTGTGCGCGCCGCCGATGTGCCGGGCAACCTGTGGCTGACGGTGAGCGTCCGTCCGCTCGATCCCGACATTGCCCGGGTGCAGAGCGCGATGATCCTGTTTCGCGATACGACCTGGCAGAAGCAGGCCGAGGTCGCGCTGCGCGCCAGCGAGGAGGGCTTTCGGCGCGCCTTCGACGATGCCGCAATCGGTATGGCGCTCGTCGATCTGGATGGCCGCTTTCTCCAGGTCAACCAGTCGCTCTGCGACATCACCGGCTACTCCGAGCACGAGCTGCTGGCGACGACCTTCCAGGCGATCACCTATCCCGACGATCTCAAGGCCGATCTGTCGTATATGCGGCAGTTGCTAGGTGGTGAAATTCGCACCTACCAGATGGAAAAGCGCTATATTCATAAGTGCGGCGACGTGGTATGGATCTTGTTAAGCGGCTCGCTGGTGCGGAACGACGCGGGACAGCCCTGGTATTTTATTGCCCAGATTCAGGATATTACGCCGCGTAAAGCCGCCGAGGCCGCGCTGGAAGAAAGCCGACGCTTTGCCAATTCGATCGTCGAGACGACGCCGGATATGGTGTATGTGCTCGATCTGGACAGGCTGCGACACGTGTACGAGAATCGCACGCCCGCTGCGGTCCTGGGCTATACGCCCGCCGAGGTGCAGGCGATGGGCGCGATGTTTGGCACGCTGATCCGCCATCCCGACGATTTTCCGCAACTGCTGGATTCTGTGGAGCGCCTGCGACGCGCGCAGGATAACGAAGTTGTCGAGACGGAGTTTCGGCTGCGGCGGGCAGATGGCACCTGGCGCTGGTTTTATAGCCGCGATGTCGTCTTCACGCGCGATGTGGATGGGCGGGTGCTCCAGTCGGTGGGCATTGCGCAGGATATTACCGAGCGCAAGCAGGCCGACGAGCAGATCCGTGCGACGCTGAAAGAGAAGGAGATTCTGCTGGCCGAGATTCATCACCGCGTCAAGAATAATTTGCAGGTGATCTCCAGCCTGCTGAAGCTTCAGGCCAGCCAGCTCCGCGATCCCGATGTGCTCGAACTCTTCCGCGACAGCCAGCATCGGGTGCGCTCGATGGCGCTGGTACACGAGAAGCTCTACCAGACACATGATGTTGCGCATATCGATTTTGCGGACTATCTCAAAAGCTTGACGGATTTTTTGCTGCGCGCGTATGGCGAGCGCGGCGGCACGATCGATCTGCGCATCAGCGCCAGCAAGCTGCCGCTCGACATCGAGCGCGCGGTTCCGCTGGGGCTGATCATCAACGAGCTGGTGTCGAATGCGCTGAAGTATGCGTTTCCCGGCAGCCGGGGCGGCGAGATCATGATCGATGTTCAGTCCGACACGGGGACGCTGGCGCTGACGGTGCGCGATAACGGCATCGGCCTGCCCGATACGCTGGATGTGGATCGTCCGCAGACGCTTGGCCTGCGGCTGGTTCATGCGCTGGTCCGGCAGTTGCATGGAAGCGTGCGGTTCTTCTCCGATTCCGGCACGACCGTCGTCGTTTCGATCAAGGAGGGCGCGCTATGA
- a CDS encoding SDR family oxidoreductase: MPDYGLTNKVALVTGGNTGIGAAIVRALAAEGAAVCIAYYRAPEQAESLVAALRAGGTSAHAYQIDLGDPAAIPPLFDWIERALGPAQILINNAAHSERDGWQALAAASLDRHYAVNARATALLTTEFAQRYPGGAGGRVINLTSGQGLGAMPGELAYVASKGAIEALTVTFAAELAPLGLTVNAVDPGITDTGWIDDDLRAALLARAPFGRIGTPEDAARLILFLASAQAGWITGQIIRSRGGF; encoded by the coding sequence ATGCCCGACTATGGCCTGACCAACAAGGTCGCGCTCGTGACCGGCGGCAATACCGGCATCGGCGCGGCGATCGTGCGCGCGCTGGCGGCGGAAGGCGCGGCTGTGTGCATCGCGTACTATCGCGCGCCTGAGCAGGCGGAGTCGCTTGTCGCCGCGCTGCGCGCGGGCGGCACATCAGCGCATGCCTACCAGATCGATCTGGGCGATCCCGCCGCGATCCCGCCGCTGTTCGATTGGATCGAGCGCGCGCTGGGTCCGGCGCAGATCCTGATCAACAACGCCGCCCACTCGGAGCGCGACGGCTGGCAGGCGCTCGCGGCAGCCTCGCTCGACCGGCATTACGCGGTGAATGCCCGCGCTACCGCGCTGCTGACGACGGAGTTTGCGCAGCGCTATCCCGGCGGCGCGGGCGGTCGCGTGATCAATCTCACGTCGGGCCAGGGCCTCGGCGCGATGCCCGGCGAGCTGGCGTATGTCGCCAGCAAAGGCGCGATCGAAGCGCTGACCGTGACGTTTGCCGCAGAGCTTGCGCCGCTCGGCCTGACGGTCAACGCGGTCGATCCCGGCATCACCGACACCGGCTGGATCGACGACGATCTTCGCGCCGCGCTGCTGGCCCGCGCGCCCTTCGGTCGGATCGGCACGCCTGAGGACGCGGCCCGGCTGATCCTGTTCCTGGCATCGGCGCAGGCGGGCTGGATCACGGGCCAGATCATCCGCTCGCGCGGTGGGTTTTGA
- the nagA gene encoding N-acetylglucosamine-6-phosphate deacetylase: MRWTLHHAHLVEAAGEQHNAALTVEDERIVAAGQDAGSQELALDVDGAIVVPGFVDVHTHGGGSFNLHTTDPDEIHAYARWAPSTGTTSFLLGVVGVPGTLPEAQIRAAIAAIEAGERGAEPLGIHLEGPYMSVKRRGAHDPSWLRRPDPAETERLLALTQGYLRLITLAPELPNADAMIQRLVAAGVTVSIGHTDASYEEARDAIPLGITHATHCFNAMRPLHHREPGPLGAIVEAQSVRGELIADGVHVHPAALRIMLRALGPERAIVVTDALSCAGLPDAEFTFGGQPARVIDGVARLSDGTITGSVLTMDQALRNLVERVDVPLPAAVGMLTLNPARSAGVTQRKGRLQPGYDADLAIFDADLQLQATICRGRLAFATDAWRDRLAALDAA; the protein is encoded by the coding sequence ATGCGCTGGACCCTTCATCATGCTCATCTGGTCGAGGCCGCTGGCGAGCAGCACAACGCCGCGCTAACCGTCGAGGACGAGCGGATCGTCGCCGCCGGACAGGATGCCGGATCGCAGGAGCTCGCGCTGGACGTGGACGGCGCGATCGTCGTGCCCGGCTTCGTCGATGTTCACACCCACGGCGGCGGCAGCTTCAACTTGCATACCACCGATCCCGACGAGATTCACGCCTATGCGCGCTGGGCGCCCAGCACCGGCACCACCTCGTTTTTGCTCGGCGTTGTGGGCGTGCCCGGAACGCTGCCCGAAGCCCAGATCCGCGCCGCCATCGCCGCGATCGAGGCGGGCGAGCGAGGTGCCGAGCCGCTGGGCATTCACCTTGAGGGGCCGTACATGAGCGTCAAGCGACGCGGCGCGCACGATCCGTCGTGGCTGCGACGGCCCGATCCCGCCGAGACTGAGCGGCTTCTGGCGCTGACCCAGGGCTACCTGCGGCTGATCACCCTCGCGCCGGAGCTGCCCAACGCCGACGCCATGATCCAGCGGCTGGTCGCCGCAGGAGTGACGGTCAGCATCGGCCACACCGATGCCTCATACGAAGAGGCGCGCGACGCGATCCCGCTGGGCATCACCCACGCCACCCACTGCTTCAACGCGATGCGTCCGCTGCATCACCGCGAGCCGGGACCGCTTGGCGCGATCGTCGAGGCGCAGAGCGTGCGCGGCGAGCTGATCGCCGATGGCGTGCATGTCCATCCCGCCGCGCTGCGCATCATGCTCAGGGCGCTGGGACCGGAGCGCGCGATCGTCGTCACCGATGCGCTCTCCTGCGCGGGATTGCCCGACGCCGAGTTTACCTTCGGGGGACAGCCCGCCCGCGTGATCGACGGCGTGGCGCGGCTCAGCGACGGCACGATCACCGGCAGCGTGCTGACGATGGACCAGGCGCTACGTAATCTGGTCGAGCGCGTGGACGTGCCGCTGCCCGCTGCGGTCGGCATGCTGACGCTCAACCCGGCGCGATCAGCGGGCGTGACGCAGCGCAAGGGACGGCTCCAGCCCGGCTACGACGCCGACCTGGCGATCTTCGACGCCGACTTGCAGCTTCAGGCCACGATCTGCCGGGGTCGGCTGGCCTTTGCCACGGATGCCTGGCGCGATCGGCTGGCGGCGCTGGATGCGGCGTAA
- the argS gene encoding arginine--tRNA ligase, with the protein MEYALDRFAGEIQHAIVATGLVPPDQIDLAEPKANVPADLAFPCFRAAKQAGTAPPQLAQQLAAALRFDENSLIGSVQAAGPFLNFTLNPPQLVRAVLDEVARLGERYGSDDQGQNQTVIVEYSSPNIAKRMHVGHIRSTIIGQSIRNILDFLGYHTLSDNHLGDYGKQFGTNIAAIQRFGRPEGEGEEVLSKIEEIYTRYNRLMGSKIDEDEDNPDAENLDDEARSWSLKLEQNDPTARELWEWMVTTTKRANQPNYDRLGVHFDMQHGESFYADMLPSVIGRVEQSGLGHREPGGALIVKELRDKNGKELPLFLVQRSDGATLYLTRDIATIIYREREYHPAKLIYVVGQPQELHFRQVFALARALGHAQEIELVHIYFGTVFSAEGQPLSTRRGNMIYLESLLNEAKARARALIEQKIAEGKTELTPEEIDSVAEAVGVGAVIYNDLYQDPKRNITIDWDRMISFEGNSAPYLQYTHARCCSILREAGELPAEFDPHSLLTEEELAVIKQIARFPGVVRRAGAAYAPYSIAEWLYATAREFARFYRDHRVLNAPTPEIRAARLHLVAATAQALRNGLRLLAIQAPERM; encoded by the coding sequence ATGGAGTATGCCCTCGACCGCTTTGCCGGTGAGATACAGCACGCCATCGTCGCCACGGGCCTGGTCCCGCCCGATCAGATCGATCTGGCGGAGCCGAAGGCGAATGTGCCCGCCGACCTGGCCTTTCCGTGCTTCCGGGCAGCCAAGCAGGCGGGTACGGCACCGCCACAACTGGCGCAGCAGCTCGCGGCGGCGCTGCGCTTCGACGAGAACAGTCTGATCGGAAGCGTCCAGGCGGCTGGTCCGTTTCTCAACTTCACGCTCAACCCGCCGCAGCTTGTGCGCGCCGTGCTCGACGAGGTCGCGCGGCTCGGCGAGCGCTACGGCAGCGACGACCAGGGCCAGAATCAGACGGTGATCGTCGAATATTCGTCGCCCAACATCGCCAAGCGCATGCACGTCGGGCATATCCGCTCGACGATCATCGGCCAGTCGATCCGTAACATCCTCGATTTTCTGGGCTACCACACGCTCAGCGATAACCACCTGGGCGACTACGGCAAGCAGTTCGGCACGAACATCGCCGCGATCCAGCGCTTCGGGCGGCCTGAGGGCGAGGGCGAGGAGGTGCTGAGTAAGATCGAGGAGATCTATACGCGCTACAATCGGCTGATGGGCAGCAAAATCGACGAAGACGAGGATAATCCCGACGCCGAAAACCTGGACGATGAGGCCCGCAGTTGGTCGCTCAAGCTGGAGCAGAACGATCCGACCGCTCGCGAGCTGTGGGAGTGGATGGTGACGACGACCAAGCGCGCCAATCAGCCCAACTACGATCGGCTGGGCGTCCACTTCGACATGCAGCACGGCGAGAGCTTCTACGCCGATATGCTGCCGTCGGTGATCGGCAGGGTCGAGCAATCGGGGCTGGGCCATCGGGAGCCGGGCGGCGCGCTGATCGTCAAGGAGCTGCGCGACAAAAACGGCAAAGAGCTGCCGCTGTTCCTTGTCCAGCGCTCGGACGGCGCGACGCTCTACCTGACGCGCGATATTGCGACGATCATCTACCGCGAGCGCGAGTATCACCCGGCCAAGCTCATCTACGTCGTGGGACAGCCGCAGGAATTGCACTTCCGCCAGGTCTTCGCGCTGGCGCGCGCGCTGGGCCATGCCCAGGAGATCGAGCTGGTGCATATCTATTTCGGCACCGTCTTCAGCGCCGAGGGCCAGCCGCTCTCGACGCGCCGGGGCAACATGATCTACCTCGAATCGCTGCTCAACGAGGCCAAAGCGCGGGCGAGAGCGCTGATCGAGCAGAAGATCGCGGAGGGCAAGACCGAGCTTACGCCGGAGGAGATCGACTCAGTCGCGGAGGCCGTCGGCGTCGGCGCGGTGATCTACAACGATCTGTATCAAGATCCGAAGCGCAACATCACGATCGACTGGGATCGGATGATCTCGTTCGAGGGCAACAGCGCGCCGTATCTGCAATACACGCACGCCCGCTGCTGCTCGATCCTGCGCGAGGCGGGCGAGCTACCCGCCGAGTTCGATCCGCACAGCCTGCTGACCGAGGAGGAGCTGGCGGTGATCAAGCAGATCGCGCGCTTTCCCGGCGTCGTGCGGCGGGCCGGAGCGGCGTACGCGCCCTACAGCATCGCGGAGTGGCTCTACGCCACGGCGCGCGAGTTTGCCCGATTCTACCGCGATCACCGCGTGCTCAACGCGCCCACACCTGAGATTCGCGCGGCGCGGCTGCATCTGGTCGCGGCGACCGCACAGGCGCTCCGCAACGGCCTGCGGCTGCTGGCGATCCAGGCACCGGAGCGCATGTAG
- a CDS encoding HAD-IIA family hydrolase — MPLDLRAIRAVLFDMDGVLYRGAQALPGVNELLAFLEARRLPYACITNNASRTPEQFAANVQAMGLKIAPERIITSAIATNVYLRSVAPPGTPIYAVGMDGLIQPLFGDGYFVLEEQAPSFVVVGADFEVTYAKLRAACLAIRAGATFVGTNPDKTFPAEDGIVPGCGALLAALEAATDQKPMIIGKPEPGMFIAALKLLEAQAPTTLVIGDRYDTDIVGGATAGLRTAMVLTGISTAAEAEDGLVVPDAIVADLPELLRIWRVAVDDPGYSTRSDYA, encoded by the coding sequence ATGCCACTCGATCTACGCGCAATCCGCGCGGTCCTGTTCGATATGGACGGCGTTCTGTACCGAGGCGCGCAAGCGCTGCCGGGCGTCAACGAGCTGCTGGCGTTTCTGGAAGCGCGGCGGCTGCCCTATGCCTGCATCACCAACAACGCCAGCCGCACGCCGGAGCAGTTCGCGGCCAACGTCCAGGCGATGGGCCTGAAGATCGCGCCGGAGCGGATCATCACCTCGGCGATTGCGACCAACGTCTATCTGCGGTCGGTCGCGCCGCCTGGCACGCCGATCTATGCCGTCGGCATGGACGGCCTGATCCAGCCGCTCTTCGGCGACGGCTACTTCGTGCTCGAAGAACAAGCGCCGTCGTTCGTCGTCGTCGGCGCGGACTTCGAGGTCACGTACGCCAAGCTGCGCGCCGCGTGCCTGGCGATCCGCGCGGGAGCGACGTTCGTCGGCACCAATCCCGACAAGACGTTTCCCGCCGAGGATGGAATCGTGCCGGGCTGCGGCGCGCTCCTGGCGGCGCTGGAGGCGGCCACCGATCAAAAACCAATGATTATCGGAAAGCCGGAGCCGGGAATGTTCATTGCCGCGCTGAAGCTGCTGGAAGCCCAGGCGCCCACGACGCTCGTGATCGGCGACCGCTACGATACGGATATTGTCGGCGGCGCAACCGCCGGGCTGCGTACGGCGATGGTCCTGACTGGCATCTCGACCGCTGCCGAGGCCGAGGATGGCCTGGTCGTGCCCGACGCGATCGTCGCCGATCTGCCGGAGCTGCTGCGTATCTGGCGCGTTGCCGTCGACGATCCAGGGTACTCAACAAGGAGCGATTATGCCTGA